One Glutamicibacter mishrai genomic window carries:
- a CDS encoding YybH family protein, with amino-acid sequence MSTVAPTESDVLAAAAKIVEAFGTTNTEEYFSHFAPDASFIFHPEASRLDDRASYEKLWGSWLADGWQVTGCQSTDQLVHVFAGGAVFSHSVATQTRSGNDPENYTIDSYVERETIVFRLEADGSLIAIHEHLSTVPEQAATEATGETA; translated from the coding sequence TTGAGCACAGTTGCACCTACCGAAAGCGACGTACTGGCCGCCGCCGCCAAGATCGTAGAAGCATTTGGCACGACAAACACTGAAGAATACTTCTCACACTTCGCGCCAGACGCATCCTTCATTTTTCATCCCGAAGCATCCCGCTTAGATGATCGCGCTAGCTACGAAAAGCTTTGGGGCAGCTGGCTAGCTGATGGATGGCAGGTTACCGGTTGCCAGTCCACTGACCAACTCGTTCATGTTTTCGCTGGCGGTGCAGTCTTCAGCCACAGCGTGGCAACACAAACGCGCAGTGGAAATGATCCAGAGAACTACACCATTGACTCTTACGTAGAACGTGAAACTATCGTTTTCCGCCTCGAAGCAGACGGTTCACTCATTGCAATCCACGAGCACCTTTCAACCGTGCCGGAGCAAGCGGCAACTGAAGCCACCGGTGAGACCGCATGA